GTTTTCGATGGAATTGATTGACTGCTTTTTAGGGGATGTAATATGAACTTTGGTCCTTTAAGAGGGGAAAGAAAAACATGCCTGTTCTTTTTGAAACTAGGCTGAGCTGTAAGCTAGACGGCACTTGATTGGATGTGTGTTAAGTTTCTATAACTGTTTTTAAACTTTAATGTCGGGGTTTAATGTCTGAATTATGAATCTGGATGTTTGTAGATATCTGCTCACCCCTCTCTTCTGGGAAGACTTTATGTTGTTTATATATTGCTGTAAGGAGTGTGTGAGGACACGATTGCATACAGCTACAGGAATGTCAGTGATTTTAGGTActgaactcatcccaaagggaCTGGATAGAGTGCAATCACTCCAAGGGGGAATCccattctactggcagtgcttcttttttatttatttttatatatatatatatatatatatatatatgtatgtatgtatgtatgtatgtatgtatatgtgtgtacatttgtacatttcaTTGAGAAATAGTCTCTATACACCATTTCACGCTACACAACTGTAAACGACATTGTATCTCATAATTAACAATTGCTGAAAATCCCCTTTTAAACCAGTTGAATTTACTAATGAGAAGGTATGCGAATTGGGGGTGGTTTCCCAGAAAGGATAGTCCTAGAGTACAAAGCATTTCCATGGAAAAGAAAACATGATGCTTAATCCTTGTCTGGGAATCCAGCCCATATGTAAGTGAAAGTCTTTGGCACACCTATGCCCATAAATTTGTGGTTGTGTGGCAGGGTAAGACGAGTGCCAAGATGCTGGCAAAATACTAGGCGTATTCAGCCTTGGCTGGTAAAGAGAGGGTTCATGTGTGAATGCctctgttttatagtgtgatgatttatttgtcattttctttaccaaattacatttttacatgtataTCATTTATTCTGAATTGACACTATTAAATTGTTAATGCCTCAATTAGCATACTGCTCCATGGAGGTTTATTCTGTAAATTACTCCGAACTACTCAGACTATTTGGTCATTCATACAGTaagaaaaatgtatttaaaaatacattgttttaaagcaatatataaaattatattttataatccatcttttaaaatggttatttttttaacagtgctATTTTGTGTTTGTCTCCAATGGTCTTACTGGCTTAAGTGACCTGTGAACCATGATCAAGGTATATTTGCTGGTGTTAAAGCCCCTGCCTTGATATTATTTGAAAGTAATCCACACTAATCTGAAAAATGAGCCTATTgtcaataaatgaatgaatgaatgattaaGTATTTACAATGATCAACTTCATGCCGTTccctttcttatttatttatatatatatatatatatatatatatatatatatatatatatatatatatatatatatatatctccttGGCCTATGGCACTATTCTTAACCCAGCAGTGCTGCCAATACCACTACAGTGCAGTACATCTAGTTGTTAGTAGCCCTGACGTGGTGGTCACTTCACTCTGATAAATGGAGGAAAGAATCACAGACAAATAGCACAGCAACCGATGGGCTATAGTTAAAGGTGTCCCCATTAAATGACCAGCTCAGCTCCTCTATATGCCATCTAATAAATGTGCATCCAAACAAATAAGCGCTGTACCTTGAGATAGCTTGCGCACGTATCCCTCATTCTCCACAATGAAGTGTATCCCAGCGGAGGAGTTCATGACCGCCCTCACGCAATTTACACATGTTAGCTGCAACAGAGCATCTGCGATCCGCGAGCACCCACGACCCGACAGCCTGTCCAGGGCCTCCAGGAGGAGGTCCAGCCCTGAGAGCTCCAGGAACTGCACCATCCAAGTCTGTTCGCTGCCCTCCAGGCGCTTCTTCAGGCCAGAGTAGTTGACCACGGTGGGCACCTGCAGCAGGCGGATGCATAGCTCTGGGTCTGCGTTCTCCAGGTTTGCCTCCTGGGGGCCATCCGAGTCCTGAGAAGATCCAAGGCGACCCTTCACTGCCGCCCATTTATTTTGGACTCTGTCTGATTTAACCGACATGATGGAGGAAATGGTGAAGGAGGATGGAAGGAACTGTGGGAGAAAAAAGTGGACAGAGATAAGAACTTTATTGTTATATGTTTAATCTATTAAACATGGAAGCTTGTCTTTTGCAATCTGGAACattaaatgtgcaaatgcatgaaAACATAGCCAAATGCTTCCCACTTAAACTGCTTAACTGTGGACATAGACTGTGTGAAGAGGGGTTCTTTGCAACAATTAATTTACGACGATGTGACGTCACTTCAGATGTGTGACCATGCCCCTTGTATCGCCATTGTtataaaaagatgcatcaacTGCCTTTTGTGCTGATGGTGGTCTTTGCTAGATgtgctgggctgagtgatgggctCTAAGTTGGCATTGGGTTAGTGGTCTGATGCTGGGCTGAGGGATGGACTCTTGGTGGGTATCGGGTTAGTGGTCTGATGCTGGGATTGGCTCAGGGATCGACTCTGTGGGTATTGGGTTTGTGGTCTGATGCTGGGCTGAGGGATGTACTCTCGGTGGGTATCAGGTTTGTGGTCTGATGCTGGGATTGGCTCAGGGATTGACTGTGGGTATTGGGTTAGTGGTCTGATGCTGAGCTGAGGGATGTACTCTCGGTGGGTATCAGGTTTGTGGTCTGATGCTGGGATTGGCTCAGGGATCAACTCTGGGTATTGGGTTTGTGGTCTGATGCTGGGCTGGGCTTGGCTCAGGGATGGACTCTGGGTATTGGGTTAGTGGTCTGATGCTGGGCTTGGCTAAGAAATGAACTATTGGTGGGTATCAGGTTTGTGGTCTGATGCTGGTCTTGACTCAGGGATCGACTCTGTGGGTATTGGGTTAGTGGTCTGATGCTGGGCTGAGGGATGGACTCTTGGTGGGTATCAGGTTTGTGGTCTGATGCTGGGATTGGCTCAGGGATAGACTCTGTGGGTATCGGGTTAGTGGTCTGATGCTGGGCTGAGGGATGTACTCTCGGTGGGTATCAGGTTTGTGGTCTGATGCTGGGATTGGCTCAGGGATCAACTCTGGGTATTGGGTTTGTGGTCTGATGCTGGGCTGGGCTTGGCTCAGGGATGGATTCTGGGTATCGGGTTAGTGGTCTGATGCTGGGCTGAGGGATGTACTCTCGGTGGGTATCAGGTTTGTGGTCTGATGCTGGGATTGGCTCAGGGATGGACTCTGGGTATTGGGTTAGTGGTCTGATGCTGGGCTGAGGGATGTACTCTCGGTGGGTATCAGGTTTGTGGTCTGATGCTGGGATTGGCTCAGGGATCAACTCTGGGTATTGGGTTTGTGGTCTGATGCTGGGCTGGGCTTGGCTCAGGGATGGACTCTGGGTATTGGGTTAGTGGTCTGATGCTGGGCTTGGCTAAGAAATGAACTATTGGTGGGTATCAGGTTTGTGGTCTGATGCTGGGCTTGACTCAGGGATCAACTCTGGGTATTGGGTTTGTGGTCTGATGCTGGGCTGGGCTCAGGGATGGACTCTTGGTGGGTATCGGGTTAATTTACATCAACAATTAACAAGCCGCTTGGAGAGAGTTTGAGACAGAATGGACATACTGGCGTTATTTTTCTACCAGAACGTGCAGCAAAATCCAACACAGTTGTTCTGCAGCGTATTTAGAAGAATCGGCTTGTTTCACTTCCTACCCTTTCATGGTAATTGGTTTGAAGACAGACCCTATGCTGCCTGCTACCATCCTCCTTGGTTTTGTCAACATTGACATTAAAAAGGCTGACGTCAACCCAAGTGACTACATAGTTGATGCACTGACAGAAGGAGGCAACAAGGGCCTTATTATCAGCTTATTTTTATAAGATCAGCTCAAGCCTCCAGTTAGTCTGGAATTAAGTGTTCTTTAACCCATTTGAACATGCCCAACCTAAATCACTCATTTAATAGCATCAACCTGACCTTAGAACGCTTGTGTTCCTGGGAAGccataataaacataattataacattatttgtttttattgaagACTCCTCTTCATGCCAGACCTTGCACAGACCATGCACTAGCTTGTCCATGATGCCTCAAATAACCACTTACTGGCCAAACACTTGGAGAGACAAGAACAAAGAAAAAGGTTAAGGGGAGGAAATATTAGGGTGTGGTGTTCATTTTCTTCCTCTTATATTTGCAGTGCTACAAGGGTCCTTTGAATGATGCTGTGGAAGAACCCCTGTCTAATATAGATCTATGtgttaaatgtttaaagacGTTAATGTAGTATCAATCAGTATTAAAAATTCTTTATGGAATTGACTGCTTCTTTTATAGCATCACTCAAGAAACCCTTTGTagctccttttatttttttagagtgAACTTCCCACCCATTCTCTTTGGATAATGGCATGTGCAATAAATAACAGGTATTATTGCATATTTTAATTCCATAACTATTTATTTGCATAGGATGTATTGGGATACCTTCATGTGGTCTACGCTTTGACCATTCCAACAGCAGCAGTATCTACATAGATGTGTATATAACTGCAAGCAGGCCTGGTGTTGGGAGAAGACTCTATCAGAGTTTAGCTGACTGACTTATCAAGATGCAGTAAGGACCTAATGAAGCTGAATCGGCCGGCAGTCCGAGAAAGTGACAGCTGTGCACATTTGGTGAGAGACAGCATGGGTCAGCGAGCCTTTCAGCTCTCCTGCTGCCAAACTCCCTTAAGAGACACCGGTGTACCATCAGCTCCAAAAGACAACACTAAAGTGGTGAATCGTCCAATGGTTCAGCAGCTCCTACAGGCAGCTTGTCCAAACAAAGTGAGAGAACACTGAAGCACCTCTAGCCGTgtaattaaatgtgttttatgtgCTAGTACTCCATTTGCTGTTTGCTGGAATCCTTCGTACTAGAGTTGGGTAATATTTAAGTCCTTTTTGGCTACATGGTGACATTGAGCTGTGTCCTTGAGTGCCTGCTAGTGATCCAAAGTTTAGTTTCCTTGGTAGGAAAGATCAAACATTACTTTTGTCGTAaaggaaatgttgtttttgtagATCACGTCTCTATTACAgaaattgtttttctttctgccaGTCGCCTTGGTCATTTTAGTCTACTCTTAAACTGAATGCGTCCTTCATCTGGGGTTTGTGCATTTCACATGCTGTCCCAGGGAACTGGAATTGAGGTCTGGTGGTTCTGCTGGTTCATCAAAGGTTTACAATGTTTTATCCTGTCTGTTGAACCAGATTTGACGCACAGATTTGGATCTATGTGCCCCACAGCCATCCTGGAATGTTGACAAGTTGTGCTCTGCTTGAAAATGAATGTGTGgacatgtgtgggtgtgtggggatCTAATGTCTGGGCGTCTATCTAATGTTTATGTAAAGTGGAAAGGTAGCAGATCACTGTCTTGGCTCATGTACCGTCACGCAAACCATGctccctttttttttatgtataaaaagtggtttctccaaattcaacactaaATTCCCCTTTTAATGACTACCGCAGTCTTAACCTGCTGCAGATGTGCTGCATAGCCGTACTATATGCTATATTCAGAGGGTTGAATAGTTGAGACTGCAGCCGtacattaaaagtggcatttttgtgttgaatttagaGAAACCGCTTGTTACATTAGTCGTGTTGAGTCATTTAAACATGACTAATTACTCATGTCTTGTTGGAAGATTTTGCTAATACATCTTTTTGGAATACAGGGCTGATTAATTTAAGGCTgcaactaataaataaataaaatgattagtTGCAATAAATTTTTATatcacccattgctggcacaatAATATCCTCAGGTTGCACATATCTACTACTCATAGACGTCCATACAAATATTCATCACAGGCTGTGGCAGGCTCACGCctatctttgtttttttttgcgcAACTCTTCTTCGTTCCCGTTGCGTATGATTACCTAGAATTGTATTCAGCATTCAACACTGTTAAAGGCCAAACAAAACACACTGTAGACTTAAATGCAAGCTACAGTAACTCGTGGGTGACgttcctcaatcacagtggcaTATTTCACTGTTGCAAAATATAATTGGCACCACCAGGTTAGAGCTGGCTTTAAAAAATGTCGAGGATGTGCCAGGAAAGCAAGAGGGAGGAGCTTTCCTGTAAACCCCACTTACACAAGTGCACTCATGTTTATGTGCGAGGACGAATCGCAGCAAAGAAGCTGGGCGCACACCTGGCATGATGCTCTTTCTAAACCTTTATCCCTGTTACAGGTGGTTTCCTTTACCCGGTCCCTGTATCCCTTCGGGAACAGATTAGGTTTCACCATACCAGTTTCTACAGATACCTTGATCTCTGGCCAAGTTATGGAGGTCGATTGTGCAAGTCTTGGTGAACCATACAAAAGAACATCTTGCACGGTAAATCTATGCAGAGTTGGGCCGGTTTTAGCCCCAGACTGTATAGTTTTCGCATTGCTCCTAGCGCACCTGATCCAACAAGTTAGGGGGCTACTCATCTGGACACACGCTGGGGTGGCAGCGTGGTCACCCGGATGAATAGTAAACGATGCTAAAGGTAAATGAgtaatacagttttttttacaccCTGCTTGGCAGCAATTACTGCAACCAAATACTTTCTGTTGTGAACTGATGTCTCACTCTTCTGTGTATGACCGCTTCAGCTCAGTTTGTTTGTAGGCACTTTTCAGGCCTCCATCCCCATGGATCTGAAGCTAAACTGGTTTATTCACTAGATCCAAAAGGCTTTTAGCACAGTGTTTATTAGGAAATGGTTGAGCGAATGTCACATTACATGCTTTCTGTACCAGGAGGACTTTAATACCACAGAATACCACAAAGCTCTGCCCAGCTCATCAAGAAGGTTAACGTGGGTCGTTAGCTAAAGCATGGGAACCTACAGTACATGTGCagcaaataaatgtgtgtgacGGACACATGGGAGCAAGCCAAGCATTAACCTCTGTgacattttattgatttatttttactattagttttttctttttagttgTATTAGGCTTTATGTTTCAATATGTATAacattctttatatattttaaaggcTGTTTTATTTGCCTCTTTGTATAAATGCGCTAAATCCATAAACCTGCCTTGCTTGGTCACTGAAGTCAGTATGCattgatttattaattatgttatttgtttaattttaatttaactgGTGGAAGCAATTCCCCTTGTTTTGTGCCCAAGAAGAGTTGATGAAGAATATGTTTTCGTTTAAAGGATGGAGACTGAATATCAGTAGAAAGCTTGACTACAGAGAATTCCAATCCAGCTAACACAAAGAAAGTGTCACAGTTCATCCCTGTCACAACATGCTGAGCGACGGTCTTGCACAACCTCTGCTGTCTGTGAACTCTCGAGGCTGTCATCGTCCAGTACCATTTGTTATAAAAGCTAAACTGGGCTTGGCTGATTTCATCTCTAAAAGACTGAACCTGACGTTTTAACTTTCACTTACTGAGTTGTTTgcttagctgtgtgtgtgtgtgtgtgtgtgtgtgtgtgtgtgtgtgtgtgtgtgtgtgtgtgagagaaagagagagagagagacagagatgcgTATCTTTCATCAGTTCATCCTCCTTGAACATGAGGACAGATTGTATTACAGCTTGATGGCAGAGTCAAGGCTGGGGAAGATGTTTAATAGAAATATGCAAGTGCAAGGTAATACTGAGAATGCTGAGGTACGAGTGTGAGATTTTGAGTTGTTTTCTTATCTAGAATCCGTTCAGGTTGGGGTGAGGAAGAGCTCTTCACTGTGTGAGAGTCATGTTTTGATTCGTGGGCAGGCAAGCCCGTGTCTCTGGAGCGTGAATCTGAGTCAAGCCTCAGATTCTTTAAGGTGATGGTTATGCCTCCATACGTCTCTGCAGTGTAAACCGTTTCAGGTTGTTTTGtctctccttcacacactcactcacacacacaaaaggctTGTTCTTGGCATCTTTAACAGAACTGACACAGATGCCAACTGTGGAGAACACGTAAGGCCAGAAACAACAGGTCATATGTATTTACTGCGGTAAGTCAGTCCTAGTTTATCAGTCACCTACAAGTTCTTCAGGCTTCTTGTAGATCACATCAGTTTTCTTGCAAGAACTTTCTAGGCCAGAGTGTATATATTAAAGATCACCTCCACcttaaaaataatgtaatgtgACTCTACACAATCTATTCTACACCTTCTGAACTGCAACTCTACCACACTAGATTATAAAGCACAACAATTCTGCAGCTATTTAAGTAAAGCTTGTAGGAGGTGGAATCTTCTGTTAAATTCACACATTGCGTTTGCAAGATACCCAAATTGTGCCAAATGGCCTAATAACCTGCAATGCAGTCTATAACACTCTGAAGTGTCTACAATTTACAGTGAATTCTTGCCCCCTTACCTACTACAACAAGTAAGGAGTGATAAATTTCAATTCCATAGTTTTCACACCATTATTAAAGAATTgtctaaaaaaaactaataataataataataataattaaaaagaaataggAAAAATAGTTTACTTGAAATGCAGCCCAAAACCCAGCACCAGCAGTTCTGTCAGATGCACAGGGTTTTAGGTCCAGGTTGAGTCTTGCTGTTGGTTAAGGGCATGTCCCCTTCTCTTGTCTGTGGTTACAATTTATCCCAGTACTCAGTTGAATGTTTTTGGGTCTGCCCCCCAAAATTCCAGTGATTAACTGAAAAGCACAGTTTGCCAGGTACATGCagttacacagttacacagcAGTC
The Salminus brasiliensis chromosome 10, fSalBra1.hap2, whole genome shotgun sequence genome window above contains:
- the inf2 gene encoding inverted formin-2 — its product is MSVKSDRVQNKWAAVKGRLGSSQDSDGPQEANLENADPELCIRLLQVPTVVNYSGLKKRLEGSEQTWMVQFLELSGLDLLLEALDRLSGRGCSRIADALLQLTCVNCVRAVMNSSAGIHFIVENEGYVRKLSQALDTSNTMVKKQVFELLAALSMFSTEGHRLALDALDHYKAVKTQQYRFSVIMNELESTDNVPYMVTLLSVINALLFSADDLRERDRMRKEFIGLQLLDVLPKLR